DNA sequence from the Falco peregrinus isolate bFalPer1 chromosome 1, bFalPer1.pri, whole genome shotgun sequence genome:
gcagtCACTGGGCTGGCCCATGGTGATGGGACAGGGTGGAGGCCAAGGTGGGAATTGGTCTGTGGTCAGTGTAGATCAGCCAGGCATGGCACGTCTGCAGCTGAGTTGGAGACTTGCTACAGCGTAGCTCAGGACCAGGAGGGAAGGTCCAGAGCTGAGCTGAAATGGGGCTCCTGGGCTATGGGCAGGGAGTGGATGTACACCACAGGTGAGGTGGGTCAGGGCCACTAGAACAGTGTTCTCAGGTCCTTGAGAAGCTCAGCCTGTTGAGTTGGGCAATGCTCCTTGTCCAGGCTCCTGCTATCTCCACAAGTTCCTTGCTGGAGAGTCCCTGTGGCTCCTGAAGCAAGACGGCATGGGCCAGCTACAGAATCCCTTCTCCCGTgcaaaaacaccccacaaaacaatgaaaaccaaACTGTGAACATGAGATcagtttgtaaaaaaatttaatgGTGAAATATTGACAGTGCAATAGCCAGGTGTGAATGGCAGAGGCGGTTTGCACAGTTATGTGGAATGCTGACAGGGTGGGTGAGGGACTCAACAATGGCACGTTCCTGGTCCGAGTCCTGCTCTGGGTTAATGGTGAAGGAGGGACCAGAAGCCTCAGCAAAGTGCAGAATTCAAAAGACTGAGGCAAGTGTGCAGTGCAGGAGAACAGGAGCTGCCAGACTCCCAGGAGAGCCCCTGAGCTGAGCCTTTGCTCCTGCTGGCGCTTGGCACAGATAAACTGCCAGAGTCCTGCTAACCACgaggcagctctgcctgtgggGATTCAGGCTTCCCTAGGATGTGCAGCAAGGCAGAATTTAGCCCCTTGTAGCATAGAGCACGTAGGCACAAAGCACAGGAGGATCTAGACTAGTTTTTGTCTGATTTTCTGCCTGGTCTCCATGTGTTAGCTTCATTGCTGATCACCGTGACAGCGATACCTATGGTCTTGCCATGAGGCAAGCTTTTACAGCCAGCCACATACCCAAGGTACCGCTGGAATCCAGGGGCTACCAAGGCAGGATCTTATCCACATCTTTGACCTATAGAGTTGTCGGTCTACGTGATTTGGTCACCAGAATAGTCCCTCTTCTTCCCAACTAGGTGCGATAGCTCCATAAGGAATTGACTCATGCAAGAAAGAGCTCAGTAGGCTTGAGGAAGCCCACAGATATGGTAAGGGCATGGTGGGCACCTAAAACCcacactgccctgcctgctgccagagagaaagaagacaGCGTATGTCTGTGGGCTTTGCAATCACACCTCTGATGGCACGTGGACATTGGCCAAGGCTCCCCTGAGAGCTGAAGCCTGCCCCAGCCGAGGTGATGGTGCAGAAGCAACAGCAGGCCTGGCTGGGGAAGGACGCATCAGGCGATAAAAGACCACACGGCAAGCTTTTCATATAACTACCCAAAACAACATCCACAGCAAGGGACAAGGGCACTTGAAGGGCCCTTCTGGCAATCAGAAGTTCATGCTCAGCTCAGATGTTGCAGCGCGGGTACAAGAGCAAGCACGTTACACCCTTTGAGCTTTGATGCCCTGACTGAGCACAGAAGGTAGAAGAGCATCACCAGGGCTCAGGCTCTCCTCCCCCCACCAAGTGCCAATGGTTGTTACATTGATCACGCCTGCCCAGCACCGCTGCCCACCAGCCAGCGTAGGCAGGAGCCCCTGGAGACCCCGTGACCACCTTCTGCAGTGGGTGGCAAGGTCCTCACCAGTCCAGGCCCTCCTTCTGCACCGGGAGCCTCATGCTCTTCTGGCTGTAGAACTGGGCGTACCAGCGCCGGTGCTTCTGGATGCTGGAGTCCTCTCTGACCAGCAGTGGCTTGGGGAGGTACTGTTTGTTATTCCAGATGGTTATATCCCGCTCAAACTAGGGGGAAGAGGACGGTCTCATTCAGGTGAGGAAGCCGAGGCAGCAGTTTTGTGCCAGCTACCCGCACACTAgctgtttttcagcatttctccCAAATGACCACTGTGGGACTGCTTGTGCTATTCGTGATCTGTAGTGCTACAGCTGGCAGATGTTTAGCCCGTCGTAGCTCCCAAACAAGAAGCCACTTTCAGCTTAGTCTGCCCCTGTCACGGGAGatgctggaaaagaaatgcatgttGTGGAGGTAGGAGCTGCTCCACCTGAGATTTTTGATCTGTTGGGTAGCGCCAGCCAGCCAGGGCTTTATAAATTTAGCATCCACATCTTAAACTCCGCTCCGACACACATGCAGTAAGATGACGGAGTTTCCCTTTGTGAAGAAGTCTCTGCAGAAATAAGTGCTGCTCGTTCACATCAGTAAGAAGCAAAACACTAAGCCAGCATTTATGGAGTGTGAGCTAGCACAGCTCGGGCTGGTTTGGGGTAGGTTTCTGGCATCTGAAAACCACCTTTTGGCAATTTCTGCTTTGGTACCAGTGAAACTCTCCCTGGCGAGACCAGTTTCCAAGCTTTGACCCATGACAGAAGGGAATGGCATGAACCCTTCTGACTGCTTGAAAGGGAGTTAGAGGGATGACAATCAGACTGACTGTGCCAGCTGATGTAACAAGGAGCAACAGCTACAGAGGGCAGGTTGAGACGTTTAAAATGGACATTGCAAATAAAACCTGATATGGGCAGAGCAATAGTGGGATCGGTCTCCAAAGGAGCTGGAGGGATGGGAGTGTTCTCCAGGGGAGGCCTTCAAGGCTGTGCTTGACCCAAGTTTGGCAATAGGCTTGCCCCAGCTGGGTTGCTGGAGACCTCCAGAGGGACCTGTCACCACTTCCATGAATCCCTGTGGTAAGGGCCTGGACACCCTCTGTCAGGAGGGGTAAGAATTGCCAAACATCATGATCGTTTAACAACAGAAGCATTTCTTGGGCACAGTTGTCACCCAAGGAGATACGATGATCTTAAAGCACCAGCCTGGGATGCAGGAGATCTGGATGCAGCTATTAGTTCCCTCGAAGACTTCCTGCAGCTTGGGAGAGGCTGCCTAATCCTTCTGCCTTAGTGCCCTATCCACAGGAGAGGGGTAGCACCTCCCTGCTACCCTCGACAGATGACCCACTGAAGGGACCCTCTTTACCAAACCTCCAGTTTAGTTCTCTGGGCTACTGAAAACGCAAGATCATAGCAAGCACTGAAAGGCTCTCACCCACGAGTGCTTTGCTCCCCCATATATCTGAGCCCACGTGGGCAACTGCCTTTCCTGCTCACATCTCCGAGCCACCAGGCTCCAGGGAATgacctggggctgctcctcacCAGTACGCACTCCTTACCTGTATGCACTCTGCTCTCAGGATGAACTTGGGGATTATGGCTGGTATGTTCTTCTGGTAGTAGATTTTGTGAACAACATTCTGCAGGAGAGGCTCCAGGGGAGTCACCGTCTGCAGGATGACCCCACGGCCCAGGAAAGCGTGTTCAAAGATCAGGAAAACCAGCCCTGGCCCCACCTGCAGAGCAACAGAGCAGCCTCAGGGAAAAGCCCCGGATGGTCCAGCAACTCCCACAGCTTGAGATGTCACCTAGACCATGCTTAAGCACCCCTTTGCTCTGTCTTTTCACCAGATCATAGGCACAAAGTCAAGCTGCACCTGGGGGCCATGAGTCACAGGCTCTTTGCTGTGGCCCCATGGGAATTCATGAGGGTTTACAGTGCTTTTCTGCTCCCCAAAAGTTTAAAAGCTAATCTTGTAGGAAACGCTGCAAATTTGCACTTGGTCTTGTTCATCACTGAATTACCTTCAGGTCATGAACAGTCTTATCGGATTGTTGATGCCAGTCCAGGGCTCtgacctcagcagcagcaattgcAATACAATACGGAGGTACTACAGCATCCCCACTCCTGCTCTGTCTTTCTCCTTTGCAGCTACCACAGTCACATCAGGTTTTAGCTGAAATCAGGTTCAGCTTTTTATCTTGCATGACATAAAGTACTTGCTCTGTGCCCTTTAACCTGCATCCAGTCAAGCAGATGCATGGTCATACACTTGGTTCTTTGAAGCAGTGCAGGTACTGCTGGATTGTTCAGCTGCTTTATTTACTACTCCTCTAACATTTGGTTGGGTACAAACTCTTTGTAAGgttattttaatgtcttttttctcctgttcattGATAACTGTGCTAAGTAGCACAGATCTAAAAACTGAACAGAGATACAATCAACAAGCACTTTGTGATAATTCCCTAATTACACTGAGATCTATCCCTTAATGAAAGTTTTGTATCAggacttgttttgtttgtttttgtcaaaagaaaagaacaacttttgctGTTGTTCTGGGTTTGTAATACGGGAGTAGGTCAAACGCCTTCAAAACTCTACTAGAACGAGGTTACTAGTTTTATCAGGCAAACTTAGCAtttcatcaaaaaaaaacccacaaccaaaaataaaagtgagaCGATCTAGTCCCCACTGATGCGTGGcgttatttctgttttcctacagtTCTTTATGAGTCTGTGTCAGCTATTTTATTATCTCATTCAGGACCAATCTTGGGCTACTAAACACTCTGTTTCCAATTGCCTTTCCCAGGCATTTTCACTGTGGACCGAAAAGGTCCACACTTTATTGCAAAGAGCTGTGACTATGTGGTGGGAAGGTCCCTCAGGATTGTCACCAGTGTCTTCTGAGGTACCagcttgtttttttctagttattCCATGGGCACAGCAGCCCTTACGAACCCCCAgtttcccctgtgctgcccagctgtgGAGCAGCCCCAGTGCCACTGTGTGGTTTTTGGCCCGTGTGTCTGACGCCCTTGGTAGGAAAGGCAAGGACTCAGCCTTCTGGCTGGCAAAGCCCTTCAGCTCAGGGTGCTGGTCACCAGCATGGGACATACCTGCCGGACTGAAACCGTCAAATCCAGCAAGGAGATGTGCTTCCCGAAGATGGTTGCcttgtgctggagcagcagccggGAGCAATGCTCGCTGGGCTCTGGCTCTGCCTGCCACTCCGCCTGCAGGGGTGGAGAAGGATCAGTGGCACTGGGGTGGTGACAAGAGCTGGCTGTGACAACCATCTATAGGTGAGCACAGATGAGGGAACGCAGCTAAAACCCTCACAGATAGAGAAGAGACCGGACCTGAGGATGGGGGGGGTGCAGCAGAGGGGGTGAGGTGGGACTGGTGCTTTGGGGCAGAAAGGGGGCCTGGGTTGAAAGGCTTCGACCCCTGCCTGGTGGCTGAGGGGAGTCAGGCTCTTACCTTCCAGATGTGCTTCATAAAAGCCCACACCTTGGCCCGTATGTATCTCAGATCAGATCCACCCAGAACAGCTGGTCCATGGAGAAAAAACAGGTGAGCCACGTCAGCCGCGTTCTCGGGGATCTCCTGCCATGGGGGAACAATTTGCCGTCGGCGGGAGCTAATGGGGGTGTGAGCTGCCTGTACATAACAGCAGCATCGCAACGGCACCGGTGTGACTGCAGCAGTGacggcagcacagccagggcacagcCGTGATGCTCGCAGGGGCCTGACACAGCAAGAGGCAACCAAGTGCATGGGAGAAGAGGCCTCGGCACAGACCGACCCGGGACCAGCTCTTAACTCATGCACAGGAATAATTTAAACATGGCGCTCGGAAAATTCAGAGTTCATTTTAAGCTCGCAGAAGGCCATGCGTGTTAactcctgcagctgcacaagCTGCGACACCACATAATTCCCCTCGACCCCGTAATAATTGCAAGGAATAAAGCCTGTTTGTGCTCCTAGACTAGTTTTCACATACTTTAAACCTGTAAACACCACCAGCTTGCCCACAATATGTCACTTTTTGAGAAGTTTTAACTGTGTTCTTACTCAAATACACCAGCTTTCCACCAGCTCAGCAAGCAGCACAGGCTGACCCCAGTATAAACCTATGTACTGTGGCTTGCACTAAAAAGCAGACATGAAATATTACCGTCAGGTCATCAATCTCCCACATTCTCCCCGCTGCTCACAACTCCTCTGCGCACTCCCTGAGCTGTATCTCCCATGTCTCATGCAccttcttcatttcttctcccAATTCTCCAACCCTTTCTAGCCCCATCCATCGCGGTTTTGTCAGTAGGTGGGTGCTGCCTTCTGAGAGAGGTGCACTCTAGATTAAGGGTCATTTTTGTTCGCTGATTTTTATGAACAGAAATGTTCTGCTCAATGGCAAGCCTAGAAAATATCTCCCAAGGACCTCCAGGGACTGCCCAGTCTCcaaactgctgctgcctcccatcACTCTCCCGGAGGACCCTCCACCGGCGGCCGCCCCACACCCCTCAAGGTCCACGGCTGTGGCCCCTTCTGTACAGCGCCACAAACTGTTCCCCTTTTCTGGGCTCATTTCTACTGGGAAGCGATGGAGGCAACAGCCGTTTTGTTCTCTGTGGCAAGTCTGTCACCATATGATGGTGATTGTGAAGATGAACAGCAAAATAACTGTGTGTTTCCCTTCCAGTGACTGATGAAAAGCCTCCTGACACTAAGTGCTGCAATTCTTAaagaatccttttttttaaaaattacaccaGTTATGAGTCAAAGCAAATTAACAGGTCCCTTTTAAGTACCCAGAACATCTGTTCTCTACTGGAGAAGCTCATGATCAGTGTTTGGGGAACATATGCCACATTCTGGATACATGGTGCAGGGGGGTATTTCTAGGTCTGGGATCTGCCAGCAGCAGCGATGACactgagcacaggcagggccTGGTCCATTGGGAGGGGATGTCCCTGGGTGGGTTAACTGGGAGGGGATGTCCCTGAACTAGACTACAGGAGAGGACCCAGGCGTGGCTGTGGAGGGACTGGGCTCCCTACCTGGATGTGCGCATCAACGAAGTGCTCCGTCTGCCCACGGAACACCCACTCTCTGGTGGTGATCTCCTGCTGCTCGGGCACTGCCCACGTTGGACCAACTCCTTCACAGTGGTACCAGACCATCAGCATCCCATTCACCTCGCAGGACGGCCAGGTCCGGACCCTCGCAAAATCTGGCACTGCGGAGggcagaaaggaatctgttaaAAGTGGCACCTCCAAGGATGACGCTGGCACCAGGGGTTACCTCCTCCTGAACCATGGCTCAGAGATGCCTTCATGGGATAGAGATTCTGGTAGCACAGACTCTCCGGTGACACTTTTCCAGCTTTCAGGCTGCTGAAGGAGGACAACAGCTTCTGAAGATCACAGAAGAGAGTTTTCTTAAATCAGTTGTATTTCACTTGAGTGTTTTGCATGAGGTTTTTAGGGAAAAAACATGGCTGGATGCTTTACAGACTCATTCACTAGGCTTAAAGCTGCTCAAATAAGTGAACGTGTGCTGTATCCATGGACCCTCCTCAAGTTTCAATGAGCTAAAAGGAGATGCTTTTAGTTACAGATGTGCAGAGAGTAGAAGCCATCTCTACATCTCAAGTTCAAATCATTGTCTGTTACAATACTGCACTATCTATCGTGTGTTGCTTTAAGATTAGTTTCACTGGAAAGAGTACAGATCTATTTTTGGCATTTATATTTACCCAATTGTCAGAAAACATAGCTTCTACTGGCCTGGAAGGCTTTTctcttcattactttttttctaatttgcaAACAAGTACAGAGGATAGCACTGCCTTATTATTCAGCCTTGCACAGTCACATGGGAGGTGAAATAACAGGAGGAATTATGTTCCCTTTCAGTCAACGAATATCAGAGGGGGCAGGAGGAAACCATCACTGCAATTCCCAATTGAAAAAATCTGGTGCTTTGGGTGGAATGCATCTCATCAAATTCTAAAGAGGGTTTCACCTACCCCCcacagagaatcacagaatcttTTAGgctgaaaaagacctttaagatcatagagtccaactgttaacccaggacgGCCGAGCCCACCACTCaaccatgcccctaagcaccacatctacacatcttttaaacacctccagggatggtgattccaccacctccctagacagcctgttccaatgctcgacaaccctttcagtgcagaattttttcctaatatctgatctaaacctcccctggtacaacttgaggctgttccctcttgtcctgtcgcttgttacctgggggaagagaccgaccccccctgcctacagcccctgtcagggagctgcagagagccagaaggtcccccctgagccccctcccctccaggctgaacacacccagttcccccagccaccccccatcagcctggtgctccagccccctccccagctgcatcAAGCACCACACCGTGTTGGTCCCCTGCAAGCCcagtgctggaggagctgctcaTCCCAGCTCTCCAAAATCCCCCTCTGTCAAAGTGACCTGCACGAGCACAGATGGcttttaaatctgtttaaatCAACCTGACCCATTTGGGCTGTatgggagcagggcagctgcctgcagtttcGGGTTTTTTAGTAACTACAGATAACAATGCCTCTGAATACAACCATTTCAGATGAAACAATGCATCTTGGCAAGCATTTGCCTATGTCCAGAATATTCGTTCTGATTTTGTGATGAAACGCATCATCGCTCATTACTTGGAACCAAATTTTCATCTGAATGCAGTTCCTGACTGGGTAtgcatgggggaaaaaaaaaaaacagtattaatctttttttctgaaaattgcacacacacagaaaaggcaTTGTTCTTTGGTGAGATCTATAAGTTGTTTACCTTACCTGTATAGATTGAATGTTTCTGTCACTTTGGGAAGAATAGTCTGTTCAGTAGACTGACTTTTGCTGCTAatcaaaagctgtttcattgCTATCCCAATCAATCCCAATCAAAGAAAGCTGAACTTCTCAGGAAAATAACTAAGAAGCACAAGCCAAAGCAAAACTTGAGGTAAGTCTGTTTGCTGGTTTCAGCCACATCTAGAATTGGTGATTTAAACTAATCAGTGCAGCCAGATCAAGTAATTGTTACATGTGAACTGTAAGTAGGATATTCTTCCTACACAGTCAACGCAAACCATATCTAAAAGGTAGGTTATGTGAAGAGCTTTCCTGGATTCCAACCAAAAGTTCCCTTCAAGCcttagaaggagaaaaaattgcCATTGAGAGACTATTTCATCCTGCTAATGTGACAGATTTAAGCACTGATGTGGTATAAACTGTCACTATGGAGTACAGGATCATTTCTGAAACCCAAGAGCTTCTGAGGATCCACCCCTGCTGGTGCAACACACGActcagacttaaaaaaaaaaaaaaaaagtatcttcttTTACACCCTGCTTGCTGAATGCAGGAGCTGTAGGACTGACAGAACCAAACAGGGTGGTTCTTTAATTAGGCTGAAATCCCAGTTATCATCTCACATAGGAAAGGGCACTGCAGCGTTACGCCCCAACACTGACAACCCAGGAGGAAAATAAGGGTGCTGCATGAAATAGGGGAGCAGGATGGAGGGTGAGTTATTGTAAAGACAACTTTTCCTTAACGAAGTAGCTTTTAACAAGGACACATGGGGCACAACCATTTTGGCAGCTGCTTTCTGCGGGTGTGGGGGATGTTCACCTTTTCCAGCATATGGGATGCTGATGCATTTTCCATCTTCTCCTTGAAACCGCCAGCCGTGGAACGGGCATTCGATGCAATTGCCCACGACGCGCCCGCCGGCAGCGAGGCTGGCCCCGAGGTGAGGGCAGTAAGTGTCGACCACGTAGGCTTGGCCATCCTGGGTGCGAAACACAGCGAGATGTTCTCCTGCAGAAATAGGAGTTCATGGAGCTGTAAAAACAACATCCCCAGGTGATGGGGGTCAGGCGAGACACACAGTGCTCGGCCCCTTCTAAACAGGCGACACTGACTGGTGCTTTTACCCACCGTGGCAGGCATCTGCCTGTGTCAAGACATGCAGAAAGATCTTGCTAAAAATTAATACTGGAGGGTTTCTTCCCTTTCGAGCAGAGTATCAGTGGCAGGACAGGAATAGGGTTGCTCTGGAGAGGTTGTTTAACCACGAGATGgcaccaggcagctgccagagctggtgctgctgcccaggctgcgggcaggggggcaaggcaggctgcaggcaggaggcatCTGCTGGCTGCCAAAAGGGCCATGCAAAATCggcctggcagctgctggagcaagAGTCCAGGGTGTGCTGGCTGCCCGGGTTTAAAAGACACCCCAGAGCAGCAAGCCAGTCCATCACACCCTGCGTTTCGTGTTTTTCAGACAGCACGTTGGCACCCTGCAGAGCCGGGCAGCTGCCCAGTGTCCCAAGGGATCTGCTGTAGCACAGAAAGGTCCATGCTGAAGGACATTGCCTTGCTCCAGGCAGGAGGAGCATAGTTTCTCCTGGCCACCTCTAAACCCTCATGGCTTTGACCCTCAGCCCTGGTTTTTAAGCTCTCAGAGGCCGTTTCAGCCGCAGGATAAAAGGTGCcttcacaaaaatgtttaaagattTAGGATGCTTCCCCTGCTTAGGGAGAGGTACACAGAGAGGAGCAACCGCTGCATTTAAGGGGAGCTCCATTTCCATCCCTTTGCCCAAGAGGTGTAGAGGAGAGCGCACAGGCTCAAACATTTCAGGAATCTCTGGTAATGATAGCTGGAAGGAGAAGCCCTTTGCCTGTTTGCTCTTGAACTCTGAGCACCCTCCacgcagcagctcagcagcaaatCCCTTCCTCAGGCAGCATGGCCTGGTACCAGGACACCTCCTTGGGAAAAGGGAGTTTTCTGGAGAAGCGAGGGGAAGCCCCTGACTCTGCCCTGCTCCGTGCAGGGAGCCGAGGcgctgctggggtggctggggctgcaTTGCCCTGGCACTCAGGCTTGCTTTCCCCCACTCCTGGGCCTGATTCCTTGTGCTCCCTGAAGCAATGTGAGGTTTTTCCTGCTGGGAtctgtccctgcccagctctaGGATCGCCCTCTCCCTCTCCACCCCCAGGGTGACACCAGGTTAGGTGAGCAAAGACTTATGAAGATGGAGAGAGGCACAATATCTGGGCTATAGCCACATGGCACTGCTCCACCCAGCTGTGCAAGGCAACCACAGCTGGATGGCATGCCACAGCTCTTTTAACTAAATGCTCATCCTGGAGGGATTGAATAGGTTCCAGGTGCTTTCCTGGCCTGGCATAGACTGCTCCAAGGGTGCTGTGGCACTGCAGACCTGCCAGCACCTGCATCCCTGTCAGCACCTCAGAGGAGAGGGGCTGCTCACGGCTGGCCTGAGCTGGAAGTGAAGCCAGACCTGCTCCAGTGTCCCCTCGTCCCGGTTGGAAGGGGCCACAGCTGGTCAGGGAGTGCAGAAGCACTTGAGTGCTGTTAGCACCAATGTGGCCACTGAGTTACAGGCCAGGTCCTCTCTACTATACTGTGCTTCCAGCTATGCGTATCTCTATTCATATTTCATCAGCCTGTGAAATCTGATCATTAATGCAGTTGCTGTAACTTAAAGCTCACCTAGTGAGAAAGAAGACCAAACTAAACTCTGAGAGCCAAGTTCTGTCTGTATTTTCCCAGACAGCCATGCTGATGACAAGTGACACAGCGTGAGTTATCCCACCCAAACCCACTTTCCTTGATCAAAGTCTTGCAGTctgagcaaagaaaagaaaatcctacaAACCTGCCCAGCCTTCGAGCCTAGGAAGGATTATTTCTGGTGTCTGGCAGAGATGAGTTGTACTCCAGCACCTGGAGATCCCTCCTCACCCAGGACACCTGGCTGTGTTGTCCCTGCAGTCTTTCTGGAAGGctcccacacagctgctggcagcaggtacAGGGGAGTAGAGGCACCAGAGTTGCAGgtccttccccctgccccaggtaACAGGGATTCATTCTGaaacatcagcattttcttctgcctctaaCCTGCCTCTCTACCCAACCTGAGGCTCAGGGCAaaagggggaaggcagggaaagTGTTTCTGCCTGTTGCTGGAGGCGTTGCAAGCTCACCAGGAGCAGCTTCAGTGTAGCAACACAGAGGAGCAACCTCGGATGGGTCACACCAGAGTCTGGAGCCTAGGAGGTCCCAGCCACATGCCCccggggagcagccctgcagcctggtgCTTTGCCCACCAAAGTTTTAAGAGAGTTTTACTCCAAGAAGATCTCACCACTAGGGTTTTCCTTCACACAGGCAGCCTGGAGCAATCCTGCCTTGATGATCTGAAGCAGTGCCCATGGCCAGACCCTTGCTGGACTGTCCAAAAACCTCACTGAGGACTCTTGAGTGagttctgcttttgcttccagACTTCGCACTCTGGAGCCTGCAGAACCAGAGGAAAAGCTGATCTTTGCTCTGGCTTGCACATCAAATCTGATGTCTCTCCACCTGGGAGGACAGTACCCTGCCCTAAGACATGCTGAAAAACTGTTGCAAGTGAATACTGGAGCATTAACAGccacacactgatgttttcctATTAAATTACCCTATTTCTTT
Encoded proteins:
- the LOC101919122 gene encoding cholesterol 7-desaturase nvd-like — encoded protein: MEGGWCGGALLLGGPGHGAPGCGAPLFIFFLLVLLLLLGCSRPLALRRGPGQVGYLPAPRLSRGRAARPPRRPGALPPPYPNGWYRLLDSAQLPRGAVRSLALLGEHLAVFRTQDGQAYVVDTYCPHLGASLAAGGRVVGNCIECPFHGWRFQGEDGKCISIPYAGKVPDFARVRTWPSCEVNGMLMVWYHCEGVGPTWAVPEQQEITTREWVFRGQTEHFVDAHIQEIPENAADVAHLFFLHGPAVLGGSDLRYIRAKVWAFMKHIWKAEWQAEPEPSEHCSRLLLQHKATIFGKHISLLDLTVSVRQVGPGLVFLIFEHAFLGRGVILQTVTPLEPLLQNVVHKIYYQKNIPAIIPKFILRAECIQFERDITIWNNKQYLPKPLLVREDSSIQKHRRWYAQFYSQKSMRLPVQKEGLDW